Part of the Henckelia pumila isolate YLH828 chromosome 2, ASM3356847v2, whole genome shotgun sequence genome is shown below.
TCGCATGTCTGATTTGTCAGATTGGGCTCCCAGTGTGACTTCTTCTGTTGATTTTCAGGTATCTTATCTTGGAGAATATCGATAAGTTTTCATTTTAAAGAACTTTGAAAGTGTTTGAAGCAATAAGGTTGAAATAATTCCTTATTATGCCAATTTGTCTTGGAATGGAAACAAGTCCTTCTTTGGCTTCAAGAATGACCTGAAAAACTTCTTCTGTCACAAACATGTACTTATTTGCAATGAGAGTGTAGGGTGGGCTAATAAAGTAATACTTACCCACGAATAGTTGGACGCTTCAGCAAATAACCACACTATCAATAACCTGCAAATGGAATGTGAAAAGAAGGATGCTATCATCAAAGAACTTTCTACATTTCTTCAGAAGTCCGAAGCTTTTGGCTCAAAGGTACCTGCTATCACTGTTGAAAGTgtgacaatttttttttcgtCACAGTCATTGAGTGTACTTCATCTGCTGTTAACAGAGAATTTCAGAATTGGAAGATATCATCTGCAGGAAGAATATGATCATCAACAAACTTAGAAAGGACACATTGATTCTTGAACAGAAGGTAATAAGTATTATTTATAAGTCGTCGAGCATGTTTAGTCTAAATATCAGTTGCATTTCACTTCATTTGATACAAAACTACCGAACATAAATCTCACTCGACAAGAACATGTGTTTTCAGTTGAGTGAATTCATTTTCGTATGAGATTGTAATCATATGACTTCAAACATGACGGATGAACTGAAATGGTCTCAAGATGTTGTCTATTTGATGTCATCCACTTTACGAATTCCATGGTGATGATCTGAAGCAGGTGGTTAGCTTAACGAGGCTTCGAAGACCCTCATTTGCAGCACCAAGTTCAAATATAGAGCATCTTCCAAGCATGGCAGATAATGTGCTTTATGACATGGATAGCACAACTGGCGCATCATCTTCTGATTCTGACAGTAACTCTCGTGAAAAGATAGACCAAGTTCCATCCTTGAAAAGTACAGAAATCTCTGCTCAGATTAGCGAAAAAGATACAAATGAAGacctaaaaaataatcaagtcCAGAGTTCTACTGTTTTAAGGCCACAGCATCGGAGATTGCACAAACCGAGCCCATTGAAAGAGAAGCTATTGAATCAAACGCATAGTTCAGTTTCATCTTTCAAACCAAAACGAGTAGCAAATGGTAGTAGAGAAAACAGAAGCAGGAGACCTCCTTCCTCTCAAGGACGTAGCAACACATAAGAGATTGGTTTAGTTAGTATTTTTAATTAGATTTCATGGCTATGTCTTGGGCATCTGTAGGTGAAATTTTGAATTCTGAACATGGCGAGTGACCGCCGTTAAATTTCTCAATATTTCTTGTTGAAAAGTATTTATCAGCAAAGCCTAAAGAAATCTTGCAGCACTTTTAGTGGTATGCTAAATCATTCTTGAAAACTTATGCAGATTGACATCATCTTAGTTTTGTAGTTCTTTAACAGAAGGTGGCACTGTCTTGGTTGTGGATTCACAGATTTTATTTACCATTGAGTTTGATgtgaaaaatccaaattttcaagtgtttATTTAGTCGGGtttttttgaacttttttattttcttcataAAAGAGCTATACTTGCTTGACATTTGGTTTTCCTTGAATTTTTAAATACATGTAATGAAAGCTTCAATTTTAAAGTAAATAAATGCCAAAGAGCCAACATCATTTATAAGTTGTATTTTATATTCAACACCACATTCTATATATAACAATAATCATTATAGTCAACATCACGAATTCTTTGTCAAGTAATACGTGCTATAAACTATAAAGATCTGTATGTGTGCCATAGTAAGCGAAGAGGAAAAAAAAAGGCGAGCAATAAAGAGAAAGCCACAATGTAATAGTGATAGCAGAAAAGAGACTCTAAGGCCAGATAGAGTCATCCATATCGGTCTGATCCACAACCATGTCCATGTTAAAAAGGGACTTGGCAGCCCGACGAGAATGCGTGTTACCAGACGAGGGAGACGCATTTTCTGGCGATGACAATTGCCGCATACGCATGTGCACAACTTCTGCCTGTGCAAAGGCCAATTGATTCTGCAGGGAATCAATCTGTTGTTGTAAAGAAGATATGGCCCCTACGCAACCGTAAACTGGATCCCTTATCCTCGCGTTTGCTTCGTAAACCATGGAACTAACAGCATCGCCTCTTTGATGCTCTGGCAACTCCTGCAAGTTCCAAATTTTCAGTTACATTTTCATGTTTCTATCATACCATTTCATACAACCTGCTCCGCGGTACATTCGAAACTAACTTAATCTTGATTCTATCCCAACTACAGTCTACAGCAGAAGCTTAATAACATTATGAGCAAAACTAATATTTGAAAAGTTTTTGAATCCCAAATTAAAAGAGGCGAAGCTAATTAAGTACTTAAAATTTTCATCTTTTAATATTCTAACAttgaaaaaaaagagaaagataCAGTGAAAAGTGGTTTCAAAATCACATTTACTATTGATTCTTTGACCAAAAGCTATGTATGTTGTGTATCCAAACCGCTAAAGGAGAAGACGGAACCTTTACCAAGTGACAAGCCTATACTTTAAAGATCTCTGATAATGGATATTGGTGAACATTTGATCTTGTAGATTAGAACAACTTATGTTTTCAAGACTTGTACATAAATTATTTGTTGAAATAGGGATATTAACCTGCAGCATCTTGTTAACATTGCTGGCGCCAAACACCTTATGGACACTGGCAAACTTGTGGGGCTCGTCGGCCGGAAAATAAGGCGCGAACACGCAATCCTGGCCACATCTCCGACGGAGAAGCTTGCACGCCGCGCATGGGCACGCCGCTCCTTGTTTTCTACTGCTATCCTTCATATCATTTACTTGTATATGTGTATATTTACTTGGGTTAGATTTAGAGGGAAGGAATCAACTGGTTTTGGGGGGCTTTATATTTTGAATAGATGGATATGCATGCATGCTTTATGCAAATTCTTGGATAGGTCCTACCATAGAAGGAGCTTTTGATTTTAGTGGGGTTCTTTCTTACTTTTTGTCCCAAGGGCCTTTTCATCTTATTGTGCCACTAatgtttttaagtattttatattTACTAGTAAAAAATGCACACGTTTATGTGTATGTAAAATagaagttatttttatatgtatttttttttgtgtatGGTGGAGTGAGTGAGAGGTTTAGTGGGATAGTAGATAGAAATGAGATGAGAGGATAAAATCGAAAACAAAAGTTGGTGTTCTCAGGGTAGCAGTTACTATATGACTttcaactattataaaataaaagagatatATTTGCATTTAGATGACGCATGTGGGCAATCGAATAATTTATCTCGaagtttcaaataaaaaaatatgtatattgATTCATATCATTCACTTTAATCCTAGTAGCTTTATTTAATAAAGGAATGTCCACAAAGTAAATGTGGCATGAGTATTCGATGCCATTTTCACATTGTGTGTCCATTAGAAGAAACATAAATCGTCAATATTTCACACGAAAATcgagtttgtttttttttaatcttttctgAAAAAATTATAGAAAGACAATCACTCAAATCAAATGAAAGCGTCATTTTAGATTAATCTTTTGCCTCGATGTAATGTTGATGTGACACTGATAATAAAACACTTACGTGACATCGACATAATCAACCCTTCttataattaataaactaaaatatgatatatgagaTAGTGTAAAAAAAGCACGTACATAAAACCACATTTGTAGCTTTTAAAGTAGAAAGAGATTCGAATGAAAGGTGAAAATGGTGGGGGGTCATGATGGCAGTTGTAGCAGTTATATAACCGTTGATGATTAGATTAGTTTGGAGTGTAAGAGACACGGAAGGTATGACGGTGCACACTAAGTTTATTTTGTCGCTCACGCCTTTGTGGGATTATATTAGATTATGGCCCTCCCTCTCCCTTTCTTTTGATGATCATAAtcattaatttaattcaaaatctcgaggactaaatttatttgaaaatattttttattttttaaaaacgtaTCGTTGTTATTATGTCGCTTTAAAGATGATGTCCATaactttattaaaaataaatatagagttttttttttaaaaaaaagttccGCATTTACTTTTAAGAAACTTACGGGCATTACAAGTTGGTATTGGAGTTGACATTTTCTAAATTCTAATATAATGATCAGGTTCAAGGACGAACCAAGAAAAAGTTGGTGGATATGTGATCAAGGGCGGATATAAAGTACAACCCAGACCTGCTTTAatccaaaatatatatactcattatatatatatatttatatatatatatatatataattctttaTGCTTAGCCCAATCAATTTAATTTAGTCCTGCCCAATTCTTATTCTTCCTCTATACTACAAAGATCTATTACATGACAAATATGTATTTTCCTTCTTATTATTTCACTCACGAGTCACGACGCACAGAAGACGGAATctgcttcttcttctttttttttttcttatttctttCACAAATCACAAGGTACCAGAAGAGGAGTTTTCTCGAGGAGTTCAAGTTCGGCCTATTATCAAGGTAATAAAATACTAATTATGaattaagaaattaaatataactaaaaatatattgttAATGGTTACACAATTACACTAGTTGTTTCTGGATATGTCCTATCACTTATGGACTATGGGAATATGGctgtaaataatttattatgaattattttatgataaTTTATGTTGTTAGTTTTCATaagtatattttattttgatgttgGTTTCGAGTAGAAGGTCGGAGAATTATGTTATGTTAAAACGATTGATTTATCTTGTGTTGACACTGCTTGTTTTCATTGCTACAGTTGAAAGAGCTTTTTCAGTAATGAAACATGTCAAAACTGCAATTCGTAACAAGATGGATGATGGTTTTCTTGCTAATTGTATGATCATTTACATTGAGCGAGAATTTGCAATGAATATAGATATAGAATCTATTATTGACTAATATTATGTTATAAAACATTGTCTCACACCGCTTAAATAGgtgaattttgatttatttctattttatatgctctatgaaatttatttatacattgaattttcataatttttagtCACCCCTTGATTAATTTCTGGCTCCGCCCTTGTATGTGATGCCGGGGGTCGAAGGGAGCAGAGAGTGATCTTCAGTGCTAAAATGTTGCACAAATAAAGTGTGACTTCTGACAGGTTTCTTGACAAAGGAGAACATGAATGAACATCCCACATCAGAATGATCAGAGGGATTGGAATGCAAGAGTCAAGACTATGCAGGAGTCTGTACAATTGAAAATAGATTAAAAGATTTGATAAACACTACTTATGGTACACTTTCTTTTTTGAGAGCGTAAGaactctaaaattaaaaatgtttgaattgGAACAAGTCTCGTATGGGTGACCCCATGTTAGAGAGACTCATATTAATATGATGAGAATAACCGTCAAATCTGGTGTGTCACATGCATTTTGTTTaataaaaatgtcattttaatataatctttcgaaattcaaaaaaaaattaacacaaaatgttataatatatacacacacatcaTATGCAAAAGAACACTATATAataatgcatgaaacatttaGAATAATCTCTTTGATCCTTTTAATAGACCGACAAAAATGTCTCTTCTTTTATATTTAGAACTCACATATatgaataataatataaataaatagataataTATAGAATAGATATATGTAAtacattataattataattataattataataaaaacacATTAAATTATAGGCATTAATGAGGGAAGGACGTATAAGTAAATTCACAATttaactcacatatttatatatgtaatagattAGAACTCACATATatgaataataatataaataaatagataataTATAGAATAGATATATGTAAtacattataattataattataattataataaaaacacATTAAATTATAGGCATTAATGAGGGAAGGACGTATAAGTAAATTCACAATttaactcacatatttatatatgtaatagataatagataatagatttaTAATTTGCTATATAACTATCATccatcaaatttatttttttaatttaaaaatataaaaaaaaagatttgtTATTGAATatatcataaattatttatatatgtgaATTTTCACGTGCGATAATtacatacatgcatatatatatatatatatatatatatatatatatatatatatagtttcgatCACATGGGTAACTACCATGGGCAACTACGTGAGCAACAGTTGACGTGACACCTTGTACATCCAATGAATGATTATCACGTCAGCTGTTACTCACATAGTTGCTCATGTGATCGaaactctctctatatatatatatattatatataaaaaaaactgtGCGTGGGAAACTTGTATATTAATCTAATTTGTAGGTAAAGTAGCAAACATGACTAAAGAATctcatttttataattttatccgTTGGCATGCGAATACTTTTATTCATGATTTCGATGCATAAATATAATGGAAAACCAAATCCGTTTCGAAACACTTTTCGAAATTCACAAGTAGTTGCTTGCTCCCTTGAAGGAAaagatatcaattttaaatatattctaCTCGTgtgggtttttttttaattattattcactaaagggttaattttataaaaaataaataaagaaggaGATTTTTCACACAAAACCCTCATGATtctaaaaattgtgtattaattACACTATGTGCCATAAAAACTTGCAATTATTTTGCCTCAATATAATTAGCGGAACACTACTCTCGACGGTACCTTTAGTTATCATCTCATTTGAATCCGAGTCCATTGATTTGtacatatatacacacacacacagacatagacacacacatatgtataaaataaattacgTGGAATGAAAGATTGAACTTGGActaatattttcaaataaataattttgtgacATTTCCTTTTCGAAGCAAGAACACCAAAATTTATTAGATATGTTAATAGAGAATTATTGATCTCAACGtttgataatatttaaattattgagTTTCTCGTTGCAAttggtttattttaaaaatgaatAAGTAAACATACTTTCTTAATTagctgaatatatatttttttaaaaattatcagtatttattaCATTGAGAAATAGATGGGCTTTTTacctcaaaaataaaataaaatagatggCCTTCATTTTGATTGGGCTTTGAATCTATGCTATTCATATTGGGCAAGGGATAATAGGTGCATGGCCAGCTCATGTTATAAATCCAAATTATTTAGCATGTAAtaacaatcaaacaagacatcgattttacttcaaatttataaattaagaAGCATTCATTCTagttacaataatttttttttataatctattttatttttgtatcataaaaattcaaatgatTTACTGTTCAACAAGTCGTGATCACATTAATCCTATCAATTACTCATCGAATGAAACGGTACCCAACTCGCCGCTCTCGGAACCAAGCCATGAGAGATCGTCCTACATTGCCAAGAAAACTAGTACTATTTTTTCCCTCCGTTTCGATTATATCGATCACATTTCGTTTTTTGTTTgtgttcaatatatatataggcttgcgctatatttagtaatatttttataCTCTTTTACTAATATATATCTCTATTAACTACATTTTAAAAATTGTGTAActattttttgaatatattaaataaacataaaatgtGAAGTTTGTATATAATTTATTGTTTCAATGATTTAAAAAAACATGAGCATATGATCGAGATGGAaagtgtatttatttttggcatAATTTTTCATAGAAACATATTCATTTGCCAGCAATATTGGCTTCATAGTACGTAATAGGATTCCTTTCAGAAAAGTAGTGGTTGATTTAGCTAGGGATTCGTGAACAAATTATTTGGCAACGAAACAATTATTCGATCAACCACTCCATTGCTTTGTGTTCCCTACAACATCCAATTGTAGGCATAGGGGAAACCCTTAATTACGATAATTGTGAATTAATAGTTGTCAAATCCGTGAAGTTCATCTGTATTGATAAATATTCATGCATGTTTGGATGTATTTTCAAGGTAATATTAATATGATAGCATTTCatcatatattatatcacgAAAAGGTTATAAATAATTTGatcatttttttaatgttaTATTAGTATCGATTGTTAGTCACTTTTCCCAATAAGGACAATCTGATATCTAGGGTAGAATCAAATATTTAccgttttattatttttttaaaaaaaagctaTAAACGGTTAATGATAACGTAACTCATATATAATTTTACATTGTACAACATTTTAAATGTCATGTTTGATCATTTTCCCATAAGGATAATTATTGTTTCCGaaaattatatatgtaatattaataataaaagcTTTTGTTCAGGTTGTTAAAATGAATAGGTGCCAAAGTTTCTAAATTGAATAGGGGCATTGTTAAAACGAGTGGTACACGTACAAAAACATTGCAAGAGAGGGGGAAAAACATTGTCAATAATTTGGAGAATAAAACAAAAATCCTTTAAAAAGATAATAcaatcttgttttttttttcttaattttttttaaaaaaaaattgggtccCCTTTTAAATGATATTTTGCCCCTTAAAAAGGGTTCCCCTTTTTGAAAGTAAGACACGAAAACGAAAGTTTAGAAGTCACCGGACAATTCTGTCCCCCATCCTTTCCTTTTTCCCCATTCTTCaccaattattatttaatttccgTATTTCTCATGGACCAATTCATGAATTTGCCCtcatagtttatttattttcaattttatttcaaaCATAAGATTTACATTGTGTTTGGAGTTTGGACTAATAAAAAATGagattttgaatttaaattcatggaatttaaattttattttagagtttgataaaaatttaaaatataatcatgaaaattaatatagtatagattttaaataaatgatattttataaaaaaaatttaaaaaacttgAAATTTATGAGTATGCCGTAtatatttaatgattttattgttttgaaagcatCAAATCACATATAAACGATTTTCGGTAAATGTTAAAAATAATCcatcaaacaaaataaatttttgatcaACATCAAGACATACAAAGTCTgatccataaaaataatttataaaaactATATGTACGAACATCGATACTTGTCAGTGAAATTATctgtcaaaaatttaaaatccagaatttttatacataaaaacaaattttacaCTCTCAAATGTAATTAACACAAAACTCATAAGAGATCGTTTCACATGTAAAATAAATCTCATATTTAACCCAACAATGAAAAAAATACTGTTCATGTCAATATTCAATCTATATATAATTAGGTTCACCCGTCTCACAAATATATCTTCACAAAGAACGTTTATCATAAGACCTAGtgtttaattaaaatacaattttttatacattaaaaaaaaaactcgatAAACAAAATCAGAAATGTAAGAGATGGGTATTTTAGTAACTTCACCTGGGCAAGTCCCTCTCCAGCTTCTCCCCCCATTCCTCTGTTCACATGCATTCTTTCCAGTTTTAATTATATACAACAAAGACAGCAAAACTTTTTGTTTCACTCCATTTTCAAATTTCACTTCGCTCCTCTGAATTCTTCGACGGGTACGATACCATCTGCTTGTTTCCACAAATCAAATCCA
Proteins encoded:
- the LOC140879608 gene encoding LOB domain-containing protein 4-like, encoding MKDSSRKQGAACPCAACKLLRRRCGQDCVFAPYFPADEPHKFASVHKVFGASNVNKMLQELPEHQRGDAVSSMVYEANARIRDPVYGCVGAISSLQQQIDSLQNQLAFAQAEVVHMRMRQLSSPENASPSSGNTHSRRAAKSLFNMDMVVDQTDMDDSIWP
- the LOC140878591 gene encoding uncharacterized protein is translated as MDFDGHESSFGHALPPALVSLSPFTSSASPSPRRLLSRFTQPSKPVRAKRQLAWLSLQGRLVGADEASSAKTIDRKGVFGVEEAETWDIFTPIQRVLIVAVVAVAAANSKKNRQIFELRKSVELRDQVLLSMQQKLDCLCKEIDYFKDQPEIVVSDHGPYPNPDYSLVNATTKEINVDDVFKYKMPLLIEIEPEERRMSDLSDWAPSVTSSVDFQLDASANNHTINNLQMECEKKDAIIKELSTFLQKSEAFGSKRISELEDIICRKNMIINKLRKDTLILEQKVVSLTRLRRPSFAAPSSNIEHLPSMADNVLYDMDSTTGASSSDSDSNSREKIDQVPSLKSTEISAQISEKDTNEDLKNNQVQSSTVLRPQHRRLHKPSPLKEKLLNQTHSSVSSFKPKRVANGSRENRSRRPPSSQGRSNT